The following coding sequences are from one Nilaparvata lugens isolate BPH chromosome 6, ASM1435652v1, whole genome shotgun sequence window:
- the LOC111054655 gene encoding uncharacterized protein LOC111054655 isoform X2 — translation MDFGEFMASWEPIPRAEEDNQPAQISQPITNVPLSRSGHHDNWVDPQRFSGNSKVLGDDFGKPVVDSRDVSNSRGIDPEGDVPGIPEDIPKENTNPEECSRKLKRKVMVLPPSESYRGFCNIDQVTTGARKQRQTVSPQRVTGDLVTSSQPRSSKQVKVMRLVSPERTAQQVGVKSRKICTLQTSPAKEFNVKMIKPSPTKTTETVENKHRRDENSTKPYKRDDNSTKPYKRDDSSAKSTFSSGVTQRKPVATMKKVMKISSSQEKHEDLDDHFNKLMKEAKAINSQVEMIRGSVDACEDGGEEVKKSQPRAVKKLATASPQKALRRKSTDRDKDSAKDDQKSEKDKKYDRDAALSYMKQKKLQMKEKQAREMDRKRSEEESRQHKLQALQATQLKLLQNALKRKDATQQVRRNWEGPVNGESSPPPPLPVHRTNSDARIKHRKSNSDDLNPPKTSNDIKNHPENIEAGPSFMSANEDNRVIQARKSKSIRKNRENNEIGPSFVGINEGNVIDLPQESSDSRNLHVDHPQESRDLRSLHVDHPQELNDLRNPPVESNIGQQIAGNLEAGPSFMGAIDENLDIPSRKLSTGGKSSENCSSFVAVGSESCLSPSRKSGRRTFEITEGGPSFMGINGSETCIIPSSKVGRRNFENSEAGPSFVGINQGAHVNLSRGTGNGWGGSENVEIYPGLVNGETCRLDLKELGDPDGVMNFEDEVSRGPSVSRVPSASNSVSQFNQVSRRPKSKESMFDHRGISGNGASRRSNSKEFIFDHQGDNVPVRSNERGSIGGALNETGPQKRNENDDKTEINSNSSASFIPVYEDEMRVITEEINHIEAVLKGIVGRNDTAGSGGDKNRGRRRMEEEEGRKREEKTGGNASKVAKSGSWCELLRSKNHSRKERKNQYDEENDSSDLPHTTTQDDSISGGPINELTDEENLYQLSSQQPSTRPHHQLNISTKLEEKIVPEYIKALDREPNPLNFITAYKSKLDMLKQQRDRVGAEEMSRNKSADRGKETADRGKASRNKTADRKQYGNESADRGKTSSNRTADCGRISWNKSGDRKDRIGGGFQGSDFKENLTLQDLETGSRSGDFSRRNQGRMFQGVEEGVYPLTSESPELVSRQDGYYQPLSMNDLKLNFPPSLKSDDTTTSGRNSECCESEDILVVNENNRGGFLINSEKLFKAKSDSQLEKKLQPSITTDLVRSLTLGHSLATLEVVKSANSGSGSSLSLTAPNDCVRMGGTTGWDGGKVGKVGNTGRQERGYTGRRENEAGNTVGRDNEGLRQSGGAWSEIFGRNEVGNTVGQEKDGSRGTWREIVGRNEVGNSGLRENSGATVGSNDLAGFVEPKRVCRERSRPAKATLPSGAGREAAGGMMEIGNVFSPAAIHLQFQAELSKLDAYEVGLQQLTDSERLHNMALKSLHNQAKYEQQHKSTSIDNLNKWKTTTVENKQSDVDDPMVMTSSHHSPSSSSLSSSSNPTTNHRGSRQKESVTSSPDQRGSRRKGSVTSSPNRQVYRQKESVTSSPDHRGSRQKESVTSSPDHRGSHQKESVASSPDHRGFRHRESVTSSPNYSNSRQKGSVTSSLKSIAESLISSGENFENLVKPSDRLVDDGSNLGRVGSDQNFGKNGSDGNLGLTLNPEAQLHASVLEQTIATLISNPGAQVLDNLLNDSNGFEHLMSSTHALTPLLDDQSSCASPFPSSCSNSIFDKCISYEEARSEHQLNVYKSKEKELINRVKVQVSWLEFQKKRMKQKGLEEEAKNIKKKQRGLILKSQQIREEIQRLMKAEKMASEERRKLLHQQKLRAIHQLSVKDSTKKRRTNEVNLKKSLQSTSSSTTSVVESLLSTEEGSVYSEPRSLQNVDEPKRHLLERKKTAIARNRPVDVLSPSKKRFEEKDLNVEGVELRNVNSPKQTTARSVLDRSTSPFQMSVVSENVETAVGSDTAKSHSDVIEEDIQEETDNANSVPEELVKSNQSDSVESHVTEELPQYSESTFEQPSFTIHSRQPTPLRTRTDQTDSRSSQTRTASDRRTALSSMMIPIKVPLSPRLQGCTRKRYSSGSEDSITFSQNETFSEQSDIEIRLSALHEQLRQRKMEADRLRREQKRAQRERLKCKEQALLKQIQAYDAYIEQVKKELEQELESPSTVPIMRPQIKQPKFVDKISLRKPEAAVKPEPEVAAKPEVTSKPPTSDEDLSSLKSVSEASSLETTIESPGKRGDGSLDDHQSSLKVVTSSTSPESEGSLKNLAPNIGETGSGGVSSATSPGSVSEVLGLKNGGSVAEEQNFEDFSANSGSKVENIITSVTSPPKSVEISKNLRSENGYSESGDVLVKLGPGNVLEKSVGEVEILNENWVGAAEFFKNKTFDSPMTERVRKTQHYTLEENLGKTVDDVEKSSVKTVDDVEKSSVKTDVEILSSVASNHSGKSNGEETLSEVEEILKESRENSESVESIVEQIEAKSEEGEVVEEIEEKEEEEEEEEEEEGSNDTVDTERVEDILSEKSSSESLENNFDKQDNIDTILNKYVDDNNRSNKVNDNFLKESSVDDILTSANSARSPELKENSVVSELEVIPDESSDKDSIKTGQSALETEEIAGSALNKSSFSVKSGALEVNPYDSAEDTFESDIDASENESSIPESKHSSNLSIPDMFPLPVEVSEGRRSVEKSLKSVEDGLRRVERGFESVKDGQKGVEDDRKLVDEDSEGVEGSKIPVEDLKMSLEHHRMSPKSSKISPDGFESLDGHKTHLDDLEISPKSSKMSPDCLESREGHKTPLETLKMPLESHKISPKGHKNEELLSEDIGKYSQLQLPDSTNLSLDLSALGGSNSFVHDETSVSSLKDDLIRVANSVIRDETSVADLDENLIRNETSVVANLNENLIRVETSVANLEDNLIRDETSVANLEDNLIRDETSVANLGDDLIHNEKSLGNLVKTADDEFPTGEVREEDDLSEVSEALSYNKEENLSKTSSSTESSSEFTVQKKAKLVSLNSSDSDDKSNQDYETSFKEDEVIKVILVEKEKIVGRGDDNQGFKRVREEEEVEEEYGEEEEGEDEGKLGEEGEEEEEGEVVEELEGDDEEKEDDILVENVGKKEEIGNKDEKIDKITDNILLNLLNESLTFSPKVSSTTQEFTHRENCVTNEKTLNGAVENLRFDENKENGEEEGEEDIKDATDSVLKIYGKKMGGKGLELKDMETSGEKAGDETSKNIPEFNSPSKDSSFDSNDGSWLKDEAENELEVSGGDSEAFWLAEGVGGDLDMGLEHSCKEARQLQLQRLQIEQEIKQLQQVQDQIPSYYFLREIPNKPPPPYTPPGQARAKLAADQIPTERHEILEIVNNLTEYIYTQHSQGKDIHTLTPPKNLIAGEDSSQGVYKRFLFDLTKQIVFENKYKFEEEDSRSLLPWEKIDYKQRCVVARSLDELKAVTSRRVKVLYGFEPQVNRENLIVQWSKKHNKIDKFLVNELQEEECEWTDFSKQELLLKNKVTADLLDQLIGETADVVGRAWAKKVERGSGGNKT, via the exons ATGGATTTTGGGGAGTTTATGGCCTCATGGGAGCCTATACCAAGGGCAGAAGAAGATAATCAACCAGCTCAAATCTCTCAACCAATCACAAACGTGCCTTTATCCCGGTCTGGTCACCACGATAACTGGGTAGACCCACAGAGGTTCTCTGGAAACTCGAAAGTTTTGGGTGATGATTTTGGAAAGCCTGTAGTTGATTCCAGAGATGTTTCCAATAGTAGAGGGATAGATCCTGAGGGAGATGTTCCAGGAATTCCAGAGGATATCCCCAAGGAAAATACAAACCCGGAGGAATGTTCGAGAAAACTGAAACGAAAAGTAATGGTACTACCACCGTCCGAAAGCTATCGCGGATTTTGCAATATCGACCAAGTGACAACCGGCGCAAGGAAGCAACGGCAAACTGTCAGTCCCCAAAGGGTGACAGGGGACCTTGTGACGTCATCACAGCCAAGGTCAAGCAAGCAGGTCAAGGTCATGCGATTGGTGTCTCCTGAGAGGACTGCTCAGCAGGTTGGGG TCAAGAGTCGAAAAATCTGCACACTTCAAACCAGTCCAGCTAAAGAGTTTAATGTTAAAATGATCAAACCGTCACCTACTAAAACCACCGAAACCGTTGAAAATAAACACAGACGAGATGAAAATTCAACAAAACCTTACAAACGAG ATGATAATTCAACAAAACCTTACAAACGAGATGATAGTTCAGCCAAGTCAACATTCTCCTCTGGTGTAACCCAGCGAAAACCGGTTGCAACTATGAAGAAAGTGATGAAAATATCATCTTCACAGGAAAAACACGAGGATTTGGACGATCATTTTAATAAACTGATGAAGGAAGCCAAGGCAATTAATAGTCAAGTAGAAATGATTAGGGGAAGCGTGGATGCTTGTGAAGATGGGGGTGAAGAGGTGAAGAAAAGTCAGCCGAGAGCTGTGAAGAAATTGGCAACTGCTAGTCCTCAGAAGGCGTTAAGGAGGAAAAGTACAG ATCGAGACAAGGATAGCGCCAAGGACGACCAAAAGAGCGAGAAAGATAAGAAATACGACCGAGATGCGGCTCTCTCCTATATGAAGCAGAAGAAGTTACAGATGAAGGAGAAGCAGGCGAGAGAGATGGATAGAAAGCGGAGTGAGGAGGAGAGCAGGCAACACAAGTTGCAAGCGTTGCAAGCAACGCAACTCAAGTTGCTACAGAATGCGCTGAAGAGGAAGGATGCTACGCAACAG gTCCGTCGCAACTGGGAAGGACCCGTTAATGGCGAGAGCTCTCCCCCACCCCCCTTGCCTGTACATCGCACCAATTCGGACGCTCGTATCAAACATCGAAAATCCAACTCAGATGATCTAAACCCTCCAAAAACTTCAAATGACATCAAAAATCACCCTGAAAATATCGAAGCTGGTCCTAGTTTTATGTCTGCTAATGAAGATAATCGTGTGATCCAGGCTAGGAAATCGAAATCTATCAGGAAAAACAGAGAAAACAACGAAATTGGTCCGAGTTTTGTGGGTATCAATGAAGGAAATGTGATAGATCTTCCTCAAGAATCAAGTGATTCGAGGAATCTTCATGTAGATCATCCTCAAGAATCAAGGGATTTGAGGAGTCTTCATGTGGATCATCCTCAAGAATTGAATGATTTGAGGAATCCTCCCGTAGAATCGAACATTGGTCAACAAATTGCTGGAAATCTAGAAGCCGGGCCTAGTTTCATGGGAGCTattgatgaaaatttggataTCCCTTCGAGAAAACTTAGTACCGGTGGAAAAAGTAGTGAAAATTGTTCAAGTTTTGTGGCAGTTGGTAGTGAAAGTTGTCTGAGTCCATCTAGAAAAAGTGGGAGACGAACTTTTGAAATTACTGAAGGTGGACCAAGTTTTATGGGGATAAATGGAAGTGAAACCTGTATTATTCCTTCCTCCAAGGTCGGTAggagaaattttgaaaattcggaagcAGGTCCCAGTTTTGTGGGAATTAATCAGGGGGCTCATGTTAATCTTTCAAGAGGTACGGGAAATGGGTGGGGAGGTTCAGAAAATGTGGAGATTTATCCTGGTTTGGTTAATGGGGAGACTTGTAGGCTAGATTTGAAAGAGCTAGGAGATCCTGATGGAGTGATGAATTTTGAGGATGAAGTTTCAAGAGGTCCTTCAGTTTCAAGGGTGCCTTCGGCTTCAAATTCTGTGTCACAGTTTAATCAAGTTTCAAGACGTCCAAAATCGAAGGAATCCATGTTTGATCATCGGGGAATTTCGGGAAACGGAGCTTCGAGACGTTCAAATTCGAAGGAATTTATTTTTGATCATCAGGGAGACAATGTACCTGTGAGAAGCAACGAGAGAGGCAGTATTGGAGGAGCTCTCAACGAAACTGGACCACAAAAGAGAAACGAAAATGATGACAAAACGGAGATAAATTCCAATTCCTCCGCTTCCTTCATCCCGGTTTACGAAGATGAGATGAGGGTAATAACTGAGGAAATAAATCATATCGAAGCTGTGTTGAAGGGGATAGTGGGCAGGAATGATACAGCGGGGAGCGGAGGGGATAAGAAtaggggaagaaggagaatggaggaagaagaggggaggaagagagaggagaagacTGGTGGAAATGCGTCAAAGGTTGCGAAAAGTG GAAGCTGGTGTGAGCTATTGAGATCGAAAAATCACTCacgaaaagagagaaaaaatcagTATGATGAAGAAAACGATTCTTCTGATCTGCCTCACACTACAACACAGGATGACTCTATCAGTGGAGGTCCCATCAAT GAATTAACTGACGAAGAAAACCTCTATCAACTGTCTTCACAACAGCCCTCAACTAGACCACATCATCAGCTCAACATttcaacaaaacttgaagaaaaaatcgTCCCCGAATACATCAAGGCTTTAGACCGTGAACCCAATCCTCTCAACTTCATTACCGCTTATAAGAGTAAACTAGATATGCTCAAACAACAACGGGACAGAGTTGGTGCTGAAGAAATGTCTAGAAACAAATCAGCTGATCGGGGGAAAGAAACAGCTGATCGGGGGAAGGCTTCTAGAAACAAAACAGCTGATAGAAAACAATATGGGAATGAATCAGCTGATAGGGGGAAGACGTCTAGTAATAGAACAGCTGATTGTGGGAGAATATCTTGGAATAAATCAGGTGATAGGAAGGATAGAATTGGAGGAGGTTTTCAAGGTAGTGACTTCAAGGAGAACCTGACACTGCAGGACCTTGAGACTGGTTCAAGGAGTGGAGATTTTTCAAGGAGGAATCAAGGAAGGATGTTTCAAGGAGTGGAAGAAGGTGTGTATCCTCTCACAAGTGAATCACCGGAACTAGTTTCCAGACAAGATGGCTACTATCAACCGCTCTCCATGAAcgatttgaaattgaactttCCGCCCAGTTTGAAGAGTGATGACACTACTACATCCGGGAGGAATTCTGAGTGTTGTGAGTCTGAGGATATTTTAGTTGTGAATGAAAATAACAGAGGTGGTTTCCTCATAAATAGTGAGAAATTGTTCAAGGCGAAAAGTGATTCACAACTGGAGAAAAAATTGCAGCCCTCAATCACAACAGATCTGGTCAGATCGTTGACACTGGGGCACAGTTTGGCAACACTGGAGGTTGTAAAAAGTGCCAACAGTGGAAGTGGTAGTTCGTTGAGTTTAACAGCGCCCAACGATTGTGTCCGTATGGGTGGTACTACTGGTTGGGACGGTGGTAAAGTGGGAAAGGTTGGTAACACTGGTAGACAAGAACGTGGCTACACTGGTAGACGGGAGAATGAAGCTGGCAACACTGTTGGGAGGGACAACGAAGGTTTGAGACAAAGTGGTGGTGCTTGGAGCGAGATTTTCGGCCGGAATGAAGTTGGCAACACTGTTGGACAGGAGAAAGACGGTTCGAGGGGTACTTGGAGGGAAATTGTCGGCCGGAATGAGGTTGGAAACAGTGGTTTGAGGGAAAATAGTGGTGCGACGGTTGGCAGCAATGATTTGGCGGGATTTGTTGAGCCAAAACGTGTTTGTCGTGAGAGAAGCCGCCCCGCCAAAGCTACGTTGCCAAGTGGTGCTGGCAGGGAGGCGGCTGGTGGAATGATGGAGATTGGAAATGTG TTCAGCCCAGCTGCTATTCATCTACAGTTCCAAGCCGAATTGAGCAAGCTGGATGCCTATGAAGTGGGCCTACAGCAGTTGACTGACTCTGAACGCCTGCATAACATGGCATTGAAATCACTACACAATCAG GCAAAATACGAGCAACAACATAAATCAACCTCAATTGACAACCTGAACAAATGGAAGACAACAACTGTTGAAAATAAACAATCGGATGTTGACGATCCCATGGTGATGACGTCAAGTCATCATTCgccctcatcatcatcactatcatcatcatcaaatccGACCACCAATCACAGAGGGTCCCGCCAAAAGGAATCAGTTACGTCATCGCCTGATCAGCGAGGTTCCCGCCGAAAAGGATCTGTGACATCATCACCTAATCGCCAAGTTTACCGACAGAAAGAATCAGTGACGTCATCACCTGATCACAGAGGTTCCCGACAGAAAGAATCAGTCACGTCATCACCTGATCACAGAGGCTCTCATCAAAAAGAATCAGTGGCGTCATCACCTGATCATCGAGGCTTTCGCCATAGAGAATCAGTGACGTCATCGCCCAATTATAGTAATTCCCGCCAAAAAGGttccgtgacgtcatcattgAAAAGTATTGCAGAGTCCTTGATTTCGTCGggtgaaaattttgaaaatttggtgAAACCCAGCGATCGTTTGGTGGATGACGGTTCGAATTTGGGGAGAGTTGGGTCAGatcaaaattttggaaaaaatgggTCAGATGGAAATTTGGGACTGACCCTGAACCCTGAGGCTCAACTACATGCTAGTGTTTTGGAGCAGACCATTGCTACCCTCATATCGAACCCTGGAGCCCAAG TTCTAGACAATCTCCTGAACGATAGTAACGGATTCGAACATCTTATGTCATCTACGCATGCGCTAACTCCTTTACTGGATGACCAATCATCGTGTGCCTCTCCATTCCCAAGCTCCTGCTCTAACAGCATT TTTGACAAATGCATCTCATATGAAGAAGCCAGATCTGAACATCAGCTGAATGTTTACAAATCGAAGGAGAAAGAGCTGATAAATCGTGTCAAAGTCCAGGTTTCCTGGTTGGAATTTCAGAAAAA GAGAATGAAACAAAAAGGACTTGAAGAAGAAGCGAAAAACATAAAGAAGAAGCAACGAGGGCTCATTCTTAAATCACAGCAGATCCGTGAAGAAATTCAGCG GTTGATGAAAGCTGAAAAAATGGCTTCCGAGGAGAGGAGAAAATTGCTCCATCAGCAAAAATTGAGAGCGATACATCAGTTGTCAGTCAAAGATTCGACCAAAAAACGCAGAACAAACGAAGTTAATCTCAAG AAATCTTTGCAGTCTACAAGCTCGTCAACCACTTCAGTTGTTGAAAGTTTATTATCAACGGAAGAGGGGTCTGTATATTCAGAACCCAGGTCGCTCCAAAATGTTGACGAACCGAAAAG ACATCTCCTGGAAAGGAAAAAGACAGCGATAGCACGTAACAGACCCGTTGACGTACTTTCTCCCAGTAAGAAACGTTTTGAAGAGAAAGATCTGAATGTAGAAGGAGTGGAACTCCGTAATGTCAATTCTCCCAAACAGACTACAGCTC gcTCAGTGCTGGACCGTAGTACATCTCCGTTTCAGATGAGTGTAGTGTCGGAAAACGTGGAAACAGCTGTTGGCTCTGACACTGCCAAGTCGCACAGTGACGTCATTGAGGAAGACATCCAAGAGGAAACAGATAATGCTAACAGTGTACCTGAAGAATTGGTCAAAAG TAACCAATCGGACTCAGTGGAATCTCATGTGACTGAGGAATTGCCTCAATACTCTGAATCCACCTTTGAACAGCCGTCATTCACAATTCACTCCAGACAACCGACGCCGCTGAGGACTAGAACTGAT CAAACCGATTCGAGATCGTCACAAACTAGAACGGCCAGCGATCGTAGGACGGCGCTGTCAAGTATGATGATCCCTATCAAAGTACCGCTCTCGCCCCGCCTTCAGGGATGCACTCGCAAGCGATATTCTTCCGGCTCCGAGGACTCTATCACCTTCTCACAGAATG AAACGTTCTCGGAGCAGAGCGACATTGAGATCAGGCTGTCGGCACTTCACGAACAGCTGCGTCAGCGAAAAATGGAGGCGGACCGACTGCGCCGCGAACAGAAGCGCGCACAACGCGAACGGCTCAAGTGCAAGGAACAAGCGCTGCTCAAACAGATACAG gcTTACGACGCCTACATAGAACAAGTGAAGAAAGAGCTTGAACAAGAATTGGAATCCCCCTCCACTGTCCCCATCATGAGACCACAAATCAAACAGCCCAAGTTCGTCGACAAGATCAGCCTCCGCAAACCGGAAGCCGCCGTCAAACCGGAACCGGAAGTGGCAGCCAAACCGGAAGTGACCTCGAAACCACCCACTTCCGACGAAGATCTCAGCAGTTTGAAGTCGGTATCGGAAGCTTCGAGTCTGGAAACCACAATAGAGAGCCCAGGGAAACGAGGTGATGGTTCTCTAGACGACCACCAGAGTTCGTTGAAGGTTGTGACGTCATCAACGTCCCCGGAGTCGGAGGGAAGTTTGAAAAATTTGGCGCCAAATATTGGGGAAACCGGAAGTGGAGGGGTGTCGTCTGCTACGTCACCTGGAAGTGTTTCAGAGGTTTTGGGACTGAAAAATGGGGGTTCAGTAGCTGAGGAAcaaaattttgaagatttttctGCAAATTCGGggtcaaaagttgaaaatatcatAACATCTGTGACTTCTCCACCTAAATCTGTAGAAATTTCGAAAAATTTGAGATCTGAAAATGGATATTCAGAATCTGGTGACGTTTTAGTAAAATTAGGACCAGGAAATGTGTTGGAAAAATCTGTTGGAGAAGTGGAAATTCTCAATGAAAATTGGGTGGGAGCGGccgagtttttcaaaaataaaacttttgaCTCCCCGATGACTGAACGGGTCAGGAAAACTCAGCATTACACTTTGGAAGAAAATCTGGGGAAAACTGTAGATGATGTGGAAAAATCCTCGGTGAAAACTGTAGATGATGTGGAAAAATCCTCGGTGAAAACTGATGTGGAAATTCTGTCATCCGTGGCTTCCAACCACTCGGGAAAATCGAACGGTGAAGAAACACTGTCAGAAGTTGAGGAAATTCTGAAGGAAAGCCGGGAAAACTCGGAAAGTGTTGAGAGCATTGTTGAACAGATTGAAGCGAAATCAGAAGAAGGGGAAGTGgttgaagaaatagaagaaaaagaagaagaagaggaggaggaggaagaagaagaagggtcCAATGATACAGTAGATACAGAAAGAGTTGAAGATATACTTAGTGAGAAAAGCTCTAGTGAAAGTTTAGAGAATAATTTCGATAAACAAGATAATATTGACactattttgaacaaatatgtTGATGATAATAATCGTTCAAACAAAGTGAACgataattttttgaaggaaAGTTCAGTTGACGATATTTTGACTAGTGCTAACTCAGCTAGAAGTCcagaattgaaagaaaatagtGTAGTATCCGAACTGGAAGTAATTCCCGATGAATCATCTGATAAAGACTCGATAAAGACTGGTCAAAGTGCATTAGAAACTGAAGAAATAGCTGGTAGTGCCTTGAATAAGAGTTCCTTTAGTGTTAAAAGTGGTGCCTTAGAAGTAAATCCGTATGATTCTGCCGAAGATACGTTTGAAAGTGACATTGATGCTTCAGAAAACGAGTCGTCCATTCCAGAGTCGAAACATTCCAGTAATCTGAGCATTCCAGATATGTTTCCGTTGCCTGTAGAGGTTAGTGAAGGTCGTAGAAGTGTTGAAAAAAGTCTGAAAAGTGTTGAGGATGGTCTTAGAAGGGTTGAGAGAGGGTTTGAAAGTGTGAAAGATGGTCAAAAAGGGGTTGAAGATGATCGAAAACTTGTGGATGAAGATAGTGAGGGCGTTGAAGGGTCTAAAATACCCGTGGAAGATCTTAAAATGTCGCTAGAACATCATAGAATGTCTCCAAAAAGTTCTAAAATATCTCCTGACGGTTTTGAGAGCCTGGATGGTCATAAAACACATCTAGACGACCTTGAAATATCTCCAAAAAGTTCCAAAATGTCTCCTGACTGTCTTGAAAGTCGTGAAGGTCATAAAACACCTCTAGAAACCCTTAAAATGCCTCTAGAAAGTCATAAAATATCTCCCAAAGGTCATAAAAATGAGGAATTATTGTCAGAAGATATTGGAAAGTATTCTCAGTTGCAACTTCCTGATAGCACCAATTTATCATTAGATTTATCAGCTCTGGGTGGTTCAAACAGTTTTGTACATGATGAAACTTCTGTATCTAGCTTGAAGGATGATTTGATACGTGTTGCCAATTCTGTGATACGCGACGAGACTTCTGTTGCCGATTTGGACGAGAATCTGATACGTAACGAGACTTCTGTAGTTGccaatttgaatgaaaatctgATACGCGTTGAGACTTCTGTTGCCAATTTAGAGGACAATCTGATACGCGATGAGACTTCTGTTGCAAATTTGGAGGACAATCTGATACGCGATGAGACTTCTGTTGCAAATTTGGGGGATGATTTGATACACAACGAAAAATCTCTTGGAAATCTGGTAAAAACAGCTGACGATGAATTTCCAACGGGTGAAGTTAGGGAAGAAGATGACCTCTCCGAAGTTAGTGAAGCACTGTCCTATAACAAGGAAGAAAACCTATCGAAAACTAGCTCCAGTACAGAATCTTCATCCGAGTTTACCGTGCAGAAAAAAGCGAAACTAGTCAGTTTGAATAGTTCGGATAGTGATGATAAATCGAACCAAGATTACGAAACAAGTTTTAAAGAGGATGAAGTGATAAAGGTGATATTAgttgagaaggagaagatagtGGGAAGAGGAGATGATAATCAGGGGTTCAAAAGGgtgagagaagaggaagaagtggaggaagagtatggagaagaagaagaaggtgaagatgaAGGGAAGctaggagaagagggagaagaagaagaagagggagaagttGTTGAAGAGCTTGAAGGAGAcgatgaagagaaagaagatgataTTCTGGTAGAAAATGttggaaagaaagaagaaattggaaacaaagatgaaaaaatcgacAAAATCACAGATAACATTCTTCTGAACTTGTTGAACGAATCTTTAACATTTTCCCCAAAAGTTTCAAGCACAACTCAGGAGTTCACCCACAGAGAAAACTGTGTCACTAACGAGAAAACACTCAACGGAGCCGTGGAAAATTTGAGATTTGATGAAAATAAggaaaatggagaagaagaggggGAAGAGGACATAAAGGATGCGACGGATAGTGTGCTGAAAATCTATGGGAAGAAGATGGGTGGAAAGGGATTGGAGTTGAAGGATATGGAGACGAGTGGAGAAAAGGCTGGTGATGAGACTAGCAAAAATATACCAG AGTTCAATTCGCCATCAAAGGATTCATCTTTCGACTCAAACGATGGCTCTTGGCTGAAAGATGAAGCTGAAAATGAA